The following coding sequences are from one Paenibacillus sp. JDR-2 window:
- a CDS encoding S-layer homology domain-containing protein has translation MRKTSNSFSKQNSQQPKVFRGGEKKVMKKSLLSLALAGSMLSALAVPAFAATPSDVVGKPVQSAVEQLTALGIVQGYADGTFKPDNTITRAELAKIVIVATGNESSANLMANTAPAFKDVKKGAWYTGYINAAAAKGFIQGYNGNFRPNDTIKFEEVVAILVRALGYQDKYLSGSWPYNVLLQADEVGLFEGVDAANGTNATRGVVAELTSNTLDKQLVSYNADGDLGYLLVDTDGDGKGDAAKLFISKLGAFEPANVLTAGALNSSGQISLGGKSVATAKEFFVTGGKKLSELLGHTVSVLKNKNGEVIAVTDAQESAKIVNASTDVDTITLGSTTPAVPADLTFKVNNGAASYTATADVKVFVNSVEQALPYTFTNDQDVQLLLNSKGNVQAILVSTWKSNNVFKEVVSYSTYSRIIGKDGYSVKVDANTAITLDGKAAALADLKENDVVNFVVNGDGLALQVVATRNVVTGKLQAVGRDNDNNPTYTVNGTTYSQVGAQISALTASNIGTEYAFNLNKDGKVVFYSSTAAVAASNFAVILDVDNTTKYSIIDNGMVSDKVYNKVVYYSLKDNTKVTAYTKDGDYAKNTLVPLKTDSDGRLTLVSAADKAADNTLTVDTVTSLTGAAVTAVDSSKVTAGTTYRLDSSTVYLKFGVNTGTPSDSTVAAGTAADVTKGASIAVRSNDTGVAQYVIVLGSGSVDQLAQAQGLFISKSYTATTTNAADNVYTINLKVNGETKSFNVDATTYGATYAANDLVTLTDAATGAGAGDGKYDAKAIVNTPATGVAITDISGKKFTVAGHANPFVATAATQVYIKKTDGTIEVSNFTDVLVAADNYGTAPGKYEVTVTGTGTSYNGNDEAGVILITAH, from the coding sequence ATGAGAAAAACGAGCAATTCATTTTCTAAACAAAACTCTCAACAACCGAAGGTATTTAGAGGAGGAGAAAAAAAGGTTATGAAAAAAAGTTTACTTTCGCTGGCACTCGCTGGCTCCATGCTTTCCGCTTTGGCAGTTCCTGCATTTGCAGCTACTCCATCTGACGTAGTTGGCAAACCAGTACAATCCGCAGTTGAGCAACTGACTGCATTGGGTATCGTTCAAGGTTATGCTGACGGTACATTCAAACCGGACAACACGATCACTCGTGCTGAGCTGGCTAAAATCGTTATCGTTGCAACTGGCAACGAAAGCTCCGCAAACCTGATGGCTAACACAGCTCCTGCGTTCAAAGACGTTAAAAAAGGCGCTTGGTACACAGGTTACATCAACGCTGCTGCAGCTAAAGGTTTCATCCAAGGTTACAACGGCAACTTCCGTCCTAACGACACTATCAAGTTTGAAGAAGTTGTAGCGATCCTGGTTCGTGCTCTTGGATACCAAGACAAATACCTTTCCGGCTCGTGGCCTTACAACGTGTTGCTTCAAGCTGACGAAGTTGGTCTGTTCGAAGGCGTTGATGCAGCAAACGGTACAAACGCTACTCGTGGCGTAGTTGCTGAACTGACATCCAACACTTTGGATAAACAACTGGTATCTTACAATGCAGACGGCGATCTGGGCTACCTGCTTGTTGATACTGACGGCGACGGCAAAGGCGACGCTGCTAAATTGTTCATCAGCAAACTCGGCGCTTTCGAACCAGCTAACGTATTGACAGCTGGCGCACTGAACTCCAGCGGCCAAATCAGCCTTGGTGGTAAAAGCGTTGCAACTGCAAAAGAATTCTTCGTTACTGGCGGCAAAAAACTGTCTGAACTGTTGGGTCATACAGTTAGCGTCCTGAAAAACAAAAACGGCGAAGTTATTGCAGTAACTGATGCTCAAGAATCCGCTAAAATCGTTAATGCTTCTACTGACGTAGATACAATCACGCTTGGTAGCACAACTCCAGCGGTTCCTGCTGATCTTACATTTAAAGTTAACAACGGAGCTGCTTCTTACACGGCTACTGCTGATGTAAAAGTATTTGTAAACTCTGTTGAGCAAGCTTTGCCTTATACATTCACTAATGACCAAGATGTTCAATTGCTCTTGAACAGCAAAGGCAACGTTCAAGCGATTCTCGTGAGCACTTGGAAATCGAACAATGTATTTAAAGAAGTAGTATCTTACTCCACATACAGCAGAATCATCGGTAAAGACGGCTACTCCGTTAAAGTGGATGCTAACACAGCAATCACACTGGACGGCAAAGCGGCTGCACTGGCTGATCTGAAAGAAAACGACGTAGTTAACTTCGTTGTTAACGGCGACGGTCTTGCACTGCAAGTAGTTGCTACTCGCAACGTTGTAACTGGTAAGCTTCAAGCTGTTGGCCGTGATAACGACAACAACCCAACTTACACAGTAAACGGCACTACTTACTCGCAAGTAGGCGCTCAAATCAGCGCTCTGACAGCATCGAACATCGGTACTGAATATGCGTTCAACCTGAACAAAGACGGCAAAGTAGTATTCTACTCTTCTACTGCAGCTGTTGCAGCTTCTAACTTTGCTGTAATCCTTGATGTAGATAACACTACTAAATACTCCATCATCGATAACGGTATGGTTTCCGATAAAGTCTACAATAAAGTAGTTTACTACTCGTTGAAAGACAACACTAAAGTAACTGCATACACTAAAGACGGTGACTATGCTAAAAATACTTTGGTACCACTGAAAACTGACAGCGACGGTCGTTTGACACTGGTAAGCGCAGCTGATAAAGCGGCTGACAATACTTTGACAGTTGACACTGTTACTTCCTTGACTGGTGCTGCTGTAACTGCAGTTGATTCGTCCAAAGTAACTGCTGGTACAACATACCGTCTGGACAGCAGCACTGTTTACCTGAAATTCGGCGTAAACACTGGTACACCTTCTGATTCGACAGTAGCCGCTGGTACAGCTGCTGACGTAACTAAAGGCGCATCGATTGCTGTTCGTTCTAACGACACTGGCGTAGCTCAATACGTAATCGTTCTGGGCAGCGGCTCTGTAGACCAATTGGCTCAAGCTCAAGGTCTGTTCATCAGCAAATCGTACACTGCAACAACTACTAACGCTGCAGACAATGTTTACACTATTAACCTGAAAGTTAATGGTGAAACTAAATCGTTCAACGTAGATGCTACTACTTATGGTGCAACTTACGCTGCAAACGATCTGGTAACATTGACTGACGCTGCTACAGGTGCAGGCGCAGGCGACGGTAAATACGATGCTAAAGCAATCGTAAATACTCCAGCTACTGGCGTAGCTATCACTGACATCAGCGGCAAGAAATTCACTGTTGCTGGTCATGCTAATCCGTTTGTAGCTACTGCTGCTACTCAAGTTTACATTAAGAAAACTGACGGTACTATCGAAGTTTCGAACTTCACTGACGTACTGGTTGCAGCTGACAACTATGGCACTGCTCCTGGTAAATACGAAGTTACTGTAACTGGTACTGGCACTTCTTACAACGGCAACGACGAAGCTGGCGTGATCCTGATCACTGCTCACTAA
- a CDS encoding S-layer homology domain-containing protein, whose product MKKLLSLVLSLALLITLLPPFSTPHKASAAGTYFLFPNEQYTSGSARITTDQRVTLKGTINNVVGNSISYSVYNVSVSGGKETVVNSIENQTANIALSGNNITVNNVELYPGLNKLTFKGIYGTSTVSESIYIEYRNSPMLYDLTATIRGTSYPILEDQTTVLQSALSDGKTSEDISISGKAPNATKVSVSVNGKSYEYNVSDAGDYKFVASPLNIKTGKNIVTIRVYNNSQVVETTREIAFYNGSSTFYDMSVSDGTTSIDLDKTSDLSVGANKNLTLSGKAIIPVKYANNAYTPDVSDFANLASRFLFLPQWSGGQNYQPIATDIKAVSPDQNSITQTTKYITVSFSFAIGNTSSTGFSYETPYRFKMQGYNVVDDETQQSPTYTLTLHNSNLPYIYDVNYLTGYTAGMKGDITKLQVLEGTDIENANIYSLPMGVEVLVGNYTALGSNYNNIVTLVDSAGQPLQSSAGINFSQDTVNQIVYRNVNGVSVPFLRLFMEVSKLPTAGTQLLNFKVAGNTALKSATIKLLYGPFVKYDSLYNGMQIKYDTTMKVNEGIDYIFDQLGSFAGQFMNIANEDEIVYAGDSKPQTVFFYINNVEVPLEQNGSATKTKFKLAVKKDANGVDTIKATAFGVLNKTGENTFKIVYKTSKNNYENTVKINIVPTNLPSIPAANTDGVYPYSVNLQEPLANDPNFTNVSNIFSTKEARMNVYGTFDFVDLGDDTVEIANKMAELTDPDGNPLTNDSVLTNYILKVSSPNFAKDVVWDLTKEFTPTSNGKPVGTAINPNATVAGIKVYYDVTNQYFYFIMEDQEIPEDGSAQVYTFTVFNSGEAGPRATYRLEVDPVAIPYTVLAPVTEERNLNSNFVDVIIASPGADSMTINKLAAKKVTYLDYSQDPVTPVPIEAYKVRVTGLKANKVTAIPIVITRGKDKITDSLTVNYEPANIPGAQYTETMASSHKVFDGSLALTFPKNTKLVRPSYNSTSNNSSQIYSGNQLLFGIANPTDGVINRYEFRSQPADYWSENAVGSYYLSEFFSDRFIKVSSLFWIDGGLADDDATKAYDPVTTGQDPYPYAMVQGDPTQQFFKRFSSGREIIPSQPGTMTLSYDPNISQGAGTVVTVFRYDPYENVWENMGGTVDEKKHTIKVPFQKFGYYVVGKLTYGFNDINDHTYARNAMEAIFAKGVMNAEDPTGIFGADQYVSRGEFARMIVKALSIPLNYEGPKHFIDVPVDPILNIDALYDYRYIETAARAGIVRGTQPVTFEPDTKLTRQDASVILAKALNLKLETDAAKAKAALDKAFKDSANADYYAVPSILAIQKKGFIQGSMINPNDKKAGYVFEPRARLLRSDASILIAKVMASNKTLPAIYAN is encoded by the coding sequence TTGAAAAAGCTATTATCCCTTGTGCTGTCACTGGCGCTTCTAATTACGCTGCTGCCGCCGTTTAGTACACCGCACAAAGCATCCGCCGCGGGGACGTATTTCCTATTTCCGAATGAGCAGTATACTTCAGGAAGCGCAAGGATTACCACCGACCAGCGTGTAACCCTGAAAGGTACAATCAACAATGTAGTAGGTAACTCGATCAGCTACAGCGTTTACAACGTTTCAGTTAGCGGTGGCAAAGAGACGGTTGTCAATTCGATTGAGAATCAGACCGCCAATATCGCTTTAAGCGGAAACAATATCACGGTTAATAACGTGGAATTGTATCCGGGACTCAATAAGCTGACTTTTAAAGGCATCTACGGTACTTCTACCGTCAGCGAATCGATCTACATCGAATATCGTAACAGCCCGATGCTTTACGACTTGACGGCGACCATTCGCGGTACGAGCTATCCGATCTTGGAGGATCAGACTACGGTTCTGCAATCAGCATTGTCCGACGGCAAAACAAGCGAGGATATCTCCATCAGCGGTAAAGCTCCGAACGCAACAAAGGTTTCGGTTTCCGTAAACGGCAAGAGCTACGAATATAACGTATCCGATGCGGGTGATTACAAGTTTGTTGCCTCTCCGTTAAATATCAAGACAGGCAAGAACATTGTTACGATCCGCGTGTACAATAACAGCCAGGTTGTAGAGACGACAAGAGAGATTGCTTTCTACAATGGTTCTTCGACCTTCTATGATATGTCGGTTTCGGATGGAACAACCTCAATTGATTTGGACAAAACATCGGATTTATCAGTTGGTGCTAACAAGAACTTAACACTTTCGGGAAAAGCGATTATTCCCGTAAAATATGCAAACAACGCCTATACTCCGGATGTATCGGACTTTGCCAATCTGGCCAGCCGCTTTTTGTTTTTGCCGCAGTGGTCAGGCGGGCAGAACTATCAGCCGATTGCGACAGACATTAAAGCTGTAAGCCCGGATCAGAATTCCATTACGCAAACTACGAAATATATAACGGTCTCATTCAGCTTTGCTATTGGCAATACGTCTTCAACAGGGTTTTCATACGAAACTCCTTATCGGTTTAAAATGCAAGGTTATAACGTGGTGGACGATGAAACCCAACAGTCCCCGACCTATACACTGACGCTTCATAACAGTAATCTTCCATACATCTATGACGTAAACTACCTGACTGGTTATACCGCAGGCATGAAAGGCGATATAACTAAACTGCAAGTGCTTGAAGGCACGGACATTGAAAATGCGAATATTTACTCGCTTCCAATGGGTGTTGAAGTGTTGGTTGGCAACTACACTGCGCTAGGTAGTAATTATAACAATATCGTAACGTTAGTCGACAGCGCGGGTCAGCCGTTGCAGTCATCGGCTGGCATCAATTTTAGCCAAGATACGGTGAATCAAATCGTTTACCGGAATGTCAACGGTGTTTCCGTACCATTCCTGCGTTTATTTATGGAAGTATCGAAGCTGCCTACTGCAGGTACCCAGTTGCTGAATTTTAAAGTAGCCGGCAACACCGCTCTTAAATCAGCAACTATCAAGCTGCTATACGGTCCATTCGTGAAATACGACAGCTTGTACAATGGCATGCAAATTAAATACGACACTACCATGAAGGTTAACGAAGGCATTGACTATATTTTCGATCAGCTTGGCAGTTTCGCAGGTCAGTTCATGAATATCGCCAATGAGGACGAGATCGTTTATGCCGGCGATTCTAAACCGCAAACCGTTTTCTTCTATATTAACAACGTGGAAGTTCCGCTTGAGCAGAATGGTTCTGCTACTAAGACGAAATTTAAACTTGCTGTTAAAAAAGACGCAAACGGCGTAGATACAATAAAAGCAACAGCCTTTGGCGTCTTGAACAAAACAGGTGAAAACACCTTTAAAATCGTTTACAAGACATCCAAGAACAACTATGAAAACACAGTCAAAATCAATATCGTTCCAACTAATCTGCCATCTATTCCTGCAGCAAATACGGATGGTGTATATCCGTACAGCGTGAACCTGCAAGAACCGCTTGCAAACGATCCGAACTTTACGAATGTATCGAACATCTTCTCGACGAAAGAAGCGCGCATGAACGTATATGGCACATTCGACTTTGTTGATCTTGGTGATGATACGGTAGAGATCGCGAATAAAATGGCAGAACTAACAGATCCCGATGGAAATCCGCTTACTAATGACAGCGTGCTGACTAACTACATTCTGAAAGTAAGCTCTCCTAACTTTGCAAAAGATGTTGTGTGGGATTTAACTAAGGAATTCACGCCAACTTCTAATGGCAAACCGGTTGGCACAGCTATTAACCCGAATGCAACAGTAGCCGGTATTAAAGTGTATTACGATGTGACTAACCAGTACTTCTACTTCATTATGGAAGACCAAGAAATTCCTGAAGACGGCAGTGCGCAGGTTTATACGTTTACCGTGTTTAACAGCGGCGAGGCAGGTCCACGTGCGACTTACCGTCTCGAGGTTGACCCTGTTGCTATTCCGTATACCGTGCTTGCGCCTGTAACGGAAGAGCGTAATCTGAATTCGAACTTTGTTGACGTCATTATTGCTTCGCCAGGCGCGGACTCTATGACGATTAACAAGCTTGCTGCCAAGAAGGTTACTTACCTGGACTACAGCCAAGACCCGGTTACTCCAGTGCCTATCGAAGCTTATAAGGTTCGAGTAACAGGCTTGAAAGCCAATAAAGTAACAGCTATTCCAATTGTTATTACCCGTGGCAAGGATAAAATCACGGATTCCTTAACTGTCAATTATGAACCGGCGAACATTCCTGGTGCACAATATACGGAAACGATGGCGAGCTCCCATAAAGTGTTTGACGGCAGCCTGGCATTGACCTTCCCGAAAAATACTAAGCTTGTTCGTCCTTCTTACAACTCGACTAGCAACAATTCCAGCCAGATTTACAGCGGCAACCAGCTTCTGTTCGGTATCGCCAATCCTACGGATGGCGTAATCAACCGTTATGAATTCAGAAGCCAGCCTGCAGATTATTGGTCGGAAAACGCAGTTGGCTCGTATTACTTGAGCGAATTCTTCTCTGATCGGTTCATTAAAGTAAGTTCGCTCTTCTGGATCGACGGAGGTCTGGCGGATGATGATGCTACAAAAGCGTACGACCCAGTTACAACCGGTCAAGATCCTTATCCATACGCTATGGTTCAAGGGGATCCAACTCAGCAATTCTTCAAACGCTTCAGCAGCGGAAGAGAGATTATTCCGTCACAGCCTGGGACAATGACTTTGTCCTATGATCCTAATATCTCGCAAGGCGCCGGAACCGTTGTAACGGTATTCCGTTATGATCCGTACGAGAATGTTTGGGAGAACATGGGCGGAACGGTTGACGAGAAGAAGCACACTATTAAGGTGCCGTTCCAAAAGTTTGGCTATTATGTAGTAGGCAAGCTGACTTATGGTTTCAACGATATTAATGATCATACTTATGCTCGTAATGCCATGGAGGCTATATTTGCTAAAGGCGTTATGAATGCGGAAGACCCTACAGGTATCTTTGGTGCAGACCAATACGTATCCCGTGGTGAATTCGCGCGTATGATCGTTAAAGCACTGAGCATTCCTTTGAATTATGAGGGACCAAAGCATTTTATCGATGTACCGGTAGACCCGATTCTAAATATCGATGCACTCTATGATTACCGTTATATTGAGACAGCCGCTAGAGCGGGTATCGTTCGAGGCACTCAGCCCGTCACCTTTGAACCGGATACGAAGTTGACGCGCCAAGACGCATCGGTTATTCTAGCAAAAGCGCTTAATCTGAAGCTGGAGACAGACGCGGCAAAGGCTAAGGCCGCATTAGATAAAGCGTTTAAGGATTCCGCTAATGCTGATTACTATGCGGTACCATCGATTCTTGCGATTCAGAAAAAGGGCTTTATCCAAGGCTCGATGATTAATCCTAACGATAAGAAAGCTGGCTACGTATTTGAGCCTAGAGCGAGATTGCTGCGCAGCGACGCATCGATCCTGATCGCCAAAGTTATGGCAAGCAACAAAACATTGCCAGCAATTTACGCCAATTAA
- a CDS encoding glycosyltransferase family 4 protein: MPAGLLYTLGFIISLIIALVMTPLVKKFAFKVGAIDKPNHRKVHTRIMPRMGGLGIYLAFAVGFLILMPFIPDGLLNHEGENLIRAVLVGGTMIILIGAFDDRFELSAKVKLVAQIAAACVVVFGFGVKIDLLNVPFGATMQPIEAWISIPITIFWIVGVTNAINLIDGLDGLAGGVSAIAIGTILVMAIIMGNVPIILLSVLLLGGIVGFLYFNFHPAKIFMGDSGSLFLGFCLAMLSMTSFKQITIVSFVTPLLIIGVPLSDTFFAIIRRLVNKRPIFAPDKGHLHHCLQELGFSHRKTVLIIWSVAAVFGGFAVLQSTVVQSTSANWITFIVICLVIFSLQIGAELIGIVDKSRRPLINFLNRMLRSKVDARSSK, translated from the coding sequence ATGCCAGCAGGCTTACTGTACACACTAGGATTTATCATATCTCTAATAATAGCTCTAGTTATGACACCGCTAGTTAAAAAATTCGCTTTCAAGGTTGGAGCGATCGATAAACCGAATCACCGCAAAGTACATACGCGGATTATGCCCCGTATGGGTGGTCTCGGGATCTATCTTGCTTTTGCAGTCGGATTTCTCATTCTGATGCCGTTCATTCCGGACGGATTGCTGAACCACGAGGGAGAAAATCTGATCCGCGCCGTTCTGGTTGGCGGTACGATGATTATCCTCATTGGCGCGTTTGACGACCGCTTCGAGCTGTCGGCCAAGGTGAAGCTGGTTGCGCAAATCGCTGCGGCTTGCGTAGTGGTATTCGGCTTCGGAGTGAAGATCGATCTGCTGAACGTACCGTTTGGCGCAACGATGCAGCCGATTGAAGCCTGGATCTCCATTCCGATCACGATTTTCTGGATCGTGGGCGTGACGAACGCGATCAATCTGATCGATGGTCTGGACGGGCTGGCAGGCGGCGTATCCGCTATTGCGATCGGTACCATCCTCGTGATGGCGATCATCATGGGCAATGTGCCGATTATCTTGCTGAGCGTTCTGCTCTTGGGTGGTATTGTTGGATTCCTGTACTTCAACTTCCATCCGGCCAAAATCTTTATGGGTGACTCCGGCTCATTGTTCTTAGGCTTCTGCCTGGCGATGCTGTCGATGACAAGCTTCAAGCAGATTACGATCGTATCGTTCGTGACTCCGCTGCTTATCATCGGTGTACCGTTGTCCGACACGTTCTTCGCAATCATCCGTCGTCTTGTGAACAAGCGCCCGATCTTTGCCCCGGACAAAGGACATCTGCATCATTGTCTGCAAGAGCTTGGCTTCAGCCATCGCAAGACCGTTCTTATCATCTGGAGCGTGGCTGCGGTGTTCGGCGGATTTGCGGTTCTGCAATCAACCGTCGTGCAATCAACCTCCGCGAACTGGATTACGTTTATCGTGATCTGTCTGGTGATCTTCAGCCTTCAGATTGGCGCGGAGCTCATCGGGATCGTAGACAAGTCGCGTCGTCCGCTTATTAACTTCTTGAACCGCATGCTTCGCTCGAAGGTCGATGCAAGAAGCTCGAAATAA
- a CDS encoding WecB/TagA/CpsF family glycosyltransferase: MSMDETVKYLTEAIEHKRQTHVITANPIMVMSAVESQDYYKMMRKAELIVPDGAGVVWAANYVGTPVTERVTGFDLLHRLMQEGEKRKWTAYLLGTSTEIIEAAAEKLQLQYPQVRIVGCRNGYFGPEQDAEVIEAVRQAAPDLLFVARGADTQEPWIAKYKKQLGVPFIMGVGGSFDIIAGKLKRAPVLFQKLRLEWFYRLLQEPKRLPRMMVLPKFVVKVVRDKENVKKPRPTT, translated from the coding sequence ATGAGCATGGACGAGACGGTCAAATATCTAACAGAAGCAATTGAACACAAGCGCCAGACGCATGTCATTACGGCTAATCCGATTATGGTAATGTCGGCTGTCGAAAGCCAGGATTACTACAAGATGATGAGAAAAGCCGAGCTTATCGTACCGGACGGTGCGGGAGTCGTATGGGCGGCCAATTATGTGGGGACCCCGGTGACAGAACGCGTAACGGGCTTTGACCTGTTGCATCGTCTTATGCAAGAGGGCGAAAAACGGAAATGGACAGCTTATTTGCTTGGCACATCGACGGAAATTATTGAAGCGGCGGCCGAAAAGCTGCAGCTGCAATATCCGCAGGTTCGCATCGTAGGCTGCCGCAACGGCTACTTTGGCCCCGAACAGGACGCAGAAGTAATCGAAGCGGTTCGGCAGGCAGCACCGGATTTACTGTTTGTGGCACGAGGCGCGGACACGCAGGAGCCTTGGATTGCCAAATATAAGAAGCAGCTTGGCGTTCCATTTATTATGGGAGTTGGAGGAAGCTTCGATATTATTGCAGGCAAGCTGAAAAGAGCGCCAGTGCTGTTCCAGAAGCTGCGTTTGGAGTGGTTTTACCGGTTATTACAGGAGCCGAAAAGGCTGCCAAGAATGATGGTATTGCCGAAATTCGTCGTGAAAGTGGTTCGCGATAAAGAAAACGTCAAGAAACCACGCCCTACTACGTAA
- the metK gene encoding methionine adenosyltransferase — MSVKGRHLFTSESVTEGHPDKICDQISDAVLDAFLEADPYARVACEVSVATGLVLVIGEISSRADYVDISAIARRTIKEIGYTRAKYGFDSSTCAVLTSLNEQSADIAQGVNAALESRDGKDVQKENEDIGAGDQGLMFGFATNETPELMPLPIALSHRIARRLSEVRKNDTLGYLRPDGKTQVTIEYVDGKPVRVDTIVVSTQHAEEISLEQIQKDILEHVIKPVVPVEWLDEQTKYFINPTGRFVIGGPQGDAGLTGRKIIVDTYGGYARHGGGAFSGKDPTKVDRSAAYAARYVAKNIVAAGLADKCEIQLAYAIGVAQPVSINVDTYGTGKVSEELLVDVIKKNFDLRPAGIIKMLDLRRPIYAQTAAYGHFGRTDVDLPWERVDKAENLKADALAAK, encoded by the coding sequence ATGTCTGTAAAAGGTCGTCACTTGTTTACATCGGAATCGGTTACAGAAGGCCACCCGGATAAGATTTGTGACCAAATCTCGGATGCTGTTCTGGACGCGTTTCTGGAAGCGGACCCTTACGCTCGCGTAGCTTGCGAAGTTTCGGTTGCAACTGGTCTTGTACTTGTTATTGGAGAAATCAGCTCCCGTGCTGATTATGTCGATATTTCCGCTATTGCTCGCCGTACAATTAAAGAAATTGGTTATACGCGTGCAAAATACGGTTTTGACTCCAGCACTTGTGCGGTGTTGACATCGCTTAATGAACAATCCGCGGATATCGCGCAAGGCGTTAACGCTGCGCTTGAGAGCCGCGACGGGAAAGACGTTCAGAAGGAAAACGAAGATATCGGTGCCGGTGACCAAGGCCTGATGTTTGGTTTTGCTACGAACGAAACTCCTGAACTGATGCCTTTGCCAATCGCATTGTCGCATCGCATTGCTCGCCGCTTGTCTGAAGTTCGTAAGAACGATACGCTGGGTTACCTGCGTCCGGACGGCAAAACGCAAGTTACAATCGAGTACGTGGACGGTAAACCGGTTCGCGTAGACACAATCGTCGTATCGACTCAACATGCTGAAGAAATCTCGCTGGAGCAAATCCAAAAGGATATCCTTGAGCATGTTATTAAGCCAGTTGTTCCTGTTGAATGGCTGGATGAGCAAACGAAATACTTCATTAACCCTACAGGCCGTTTCGTAATCGGCGGTCCTCAAGGCGATGCTGGTCTGACTGGCCGCAAAATCATCGTTGATACTTACGGCGGTTATGCACGTCATGGCGGCGGCGCATTCTCCGGTAAGGATCCAACGAAGGTTGACCGTTCCGCAGCTTATGCAGCTCGCTATGTAGCTAAGAACATCGTTGCGGCAGGTCTGGCTGACAAATGCGAAATCCAATTGGCTTATGCCATTGGCGTAGCACAACCAGTATCGATCAACGTTGACACTTACGGCACTGGCAAAGTATCCGAAGAGCTTCTGGTAGACGTGATCAAAAAGAACTTTGATCTTCGCCCAGCAGGCATTATCAAAATGCTTGACCTTCGCCGTCCAATCTACGCTCAAACAGCTGCTTATGGTCACTTCGGCCGTACAGATGTGGATCTCCCTTGGGAGCGCGTGGACAAAGCAGAAAACCTTAAAGCAGACGCACTTGCTGCGAAATAA
- a CDS encoding alpha/beta-type small acid-soluble spore protein has translation MSRSNKVVVPDCKAALNQMKYEIAAELGLFASHGVSTGADTEFAGELGSVGGGTHIQWREVTSRDVGSIGGSITQRLVAQAEKVLNGYV, from the coding sequence ATGAGTCGTTCCAACAAAGTGGTTGTACCGGATTGCAAAGCTGCACTGAACCAAATGAAGTATGAGATTGCTGCTGAGCTTGGCTTGTTTGCTTCCCATGGCGTAAGCACAGGGGCAGATACGGAGTTTGCAGGAGAGCTTGGCTCGGTAGGTGGCGGTACTCATATTCAATGGCGGGAAGTAACAAGCCGCGATGTCGGCTCGATCGGTGGAAGTATTACGCAACGTCTTGTTGCCCAAGCCGAAAAAGTGTTAAACGGCTACGTTTAA